TATCGTGATCGGTACGTTGTTGCTTGTTGTGCTCGCTTCCTTGTACTTTTCCCGGCGAATCGCTGCTCCATTGCTTCGAATTGACACGATGACTCAGAGAATGGCCAAGCTTGACTTCTCGAACAAAATTCCGATCAAGAGCGAGGATGAGATTGGCAGCTTGTCGCGAAATATTAATCAGCTGTCGGATATGCTGAACGCTCACATTGTGCGACTGGAGCAGGATATTGAGAAGGAAAGGCGTCTGGAGCAGACGCGCAAAGAATTTATATCCGGCGTATCGCATGAATTGAAAACTCCGCTCAGCGTGCTGGAAAGCTGTCTTTATATTATGAAGGACAAGGCAGATAGTCCGCGGAGGGATTATTATTTTGCGGCGATGGAAGACGAAGTGAAGAAGATGAATCTGCTGGTCAACGATATGTTGGAATTGGCAAGGTATGAATCCGGCACATATAAGCTGGAGATGGATTCATTCCGAATTGATGAACTTCTGGAACGCATCTGTGCGAAGCTGGCGCCGGACATTGCAGAGAAGAATATCCATCTGCATGTCGGCATCAGCCCTGTCGAAGTCGTCGCCAATCAGAATCGGATCGAGCAGGTGATTGTCAATTTCATGACGAATGCCATTCGTTACACGCCGGAACACAATCACATTGTGGTTTCGTCTGATGTAGAAACGGATACCGTCAAAATCAACATCGAGAATAAGGGCGTTCATATCCCAAGCGAGCAAATGAAGAAGATCTGGGATCGATTTTATCGCGGCGAGCATTCCCGCCACCGAACGACCGGCGGAACCGGACTCGGCCTTGCGATTTCCAAGCAGATCCTTGAGCTGCATGGCGCGCCGTATGGGGCAATGAATACGGAGGACGGCGTTTTGTTCTATTTCGAATTGAAGAGAAAGGCGAAAATGTAGAACTTCGGTTCTGCATTTTTTTTTTTGAATATGCACCTCATCTGCATCTGATCTGCATCTGTTCTTGATTTCCATCGCCTATACTTGCCCTTGAGCTGATAGAAAGGGGAAATGAAGAAGATGGGCAAGAGCAAGCAGGGAATGGTGATACTCGCGATAATGGTCGTCTTGCTGGCGGCGGCATGCGGCAATAACGGACAACCCGCAGCTTCCTCCGGGCAGACCGGGGACGGTTCCGCTCCGGAACCAAGCTTCTATGCAACGAGCGTGTTCCTTGGAGACTCGATTACGGAAGGATTGTCGTACCACGATGTGTTGGATGTGGAGAACGTTCTTGCAGGAGCGGGGAAGACGGCCCATATTGCGCTTGAGACGGGGGATGTGGATGAGCTCGTCAGCCGAATGCCGGAGCATGTCTATATCCAGTTGGGTTCAGACGATATTCTATGGCCGACTGACGATCCGGTAGCCTATTCGTTGTCGCACTATGCGCAATTGATTGAAGAGATTCATAAGCAGCTTCCGGATGCATCGATCACGCTGTTATCCGTTACTCCGGTGACGGCGGAAGCGGAAGAGGCGGAACCTCGATATGGGAACATTGCGGAATACAATGAGAGACTGAAGGCACTGGCTGCTGAGAAACAGGTCGAATTTATCGATCTGTCGCCGCTTGTTGCCGATCATGCTGACCTGTACGATACGGACGGCATTCACTTCCAAGCGGAATTTTATCCGCTCCTGCTTGGATATTTGCAAGAATCGTCGAATTTGCCGCAACGCGTGAAGTGACGGCGGCGGAAGGTGTATAAGCATTGGTATTCAGCAGCCTGATTTTCCTGTTCCAATTTCTCCCCGCCGCATTACTGACTTACTATGTGTCGCCCAAGAAACTGAAAAATGCCGTTCTATTCGCGGTTAGCCTCGTCTTCTATGCATGGGGCGAACCGTTGTATATCCTTATAATGATCTTCTCCACCGTATTCGATTATCTAAACGGGCTGCTGATCGACAAGTACAGACACCGCAAATGGGCAGCCCGGGCGGTGTTCATCGGCTCTATGTGCGGCAATGTGGCGATTCTCGGCTTCTTCAAATATGCGGGGTTCGTCGTTCAGAACGTTAATGAACTGTTCGGCCTGCATATGCAGGTTGCCGATTTGCCGCTGCCGATCGGCATCTCCTTCTATACGTTTCAAACGATGTCTTATGTGGCCGACGTCTATCTCGGTAAAGTGCCGCCGCAACGCAATTTGATCGCCTTCGGTACTTATGTCGCCATGTTCCCGCAGCTCGTCGCTGGTCCGATCGTCAAATACGGCGACATTGCAGGGCAGCTGGCCTCCCGTAAAGTGACGTTGGAGAGGTTCGGAGAAGGAGCGGGATGGTTTATCCGGGGACTCGCCAAAAAGGTGCTGCTCGCAAACAACATCGGCATGCTATGGACGAGCGTGAAATCTACGCCGCTGGAGGAGTTGACCGTTCTCTCCGCGTGGCTAGGGATTCTGGCGTTTACCTTGCAAATTTATTTCGACTTTAGCGGGTATTCGGATATGGCTCGAGGACTCGGCAAGATGTTCGGCTTCGATCTGCCGGCAAACTTCAGGCATCCGTATATTTCAAGAAGCGTGACGGAATTTTGGCGCAGATGGCATATTTCTCTGGGCTCCTGGTTCCGGGAATACGTCTATATTCCGCTTGGCGGCAATCGGCATGGCTTGCGCAAGCAGCTCAGAAATCTATTGATTGTTTGGTTTCTGACCGGTTTGTGGCATGGGGCGAGCTGGAACTTTGTCGTATGGGGCTTGTATTTCGGCTTTATCGTGACCTTGGAGAAATTGTTTCTTCTGGAGCGGATCACGCGCTGGCCGAACTGGTTGGGGCATCTATACACGCTTTTGCTTGTCATTGTCGGATGGGTCCTGTTCGAATATGAACGTTTGCCTGCCGCATTTGCGTTCATCGGGACGATGTTCGGGTTCGGTGCGCACGAGTTGGCGGATCGCCAAGCACTTTATGATTTGTTCACGTACGGAGGCTTGTTTGTGTTGCTGGCTATATGCGCGACACCGCTTCCTAGGAAGATGATCGAGCTTGTGGAAATCCGCTGGAATCGCGTAGGCGTGATCATCGTGACCGCGTTTTATGGGATCGGGCTGGTATTGTCGACCGCTTATTTGGTCAGCGAGTCGTATAATCCGTTCTTATATTTTCGCTTTTGAGGGGAGGGGCGAGCTTGGCCGGAACTACCAATTGGGTTCGAACCATAACCGGTTTATCGCTGCTGTTGTTCATCGGGACGATGATCGTCATGAACTGGTTGACCCCTGACAAGTCGTTCTCGGAAGCGGAAAACCGTGTGCTGGAGAGAAAGCCGTCTTTCTCGATGCGATCGCTGTTGTCGGGGGCATTTGCGACTCATTACGAGCAATATGCAACCGATCAATTTGCACTCCGGGACTTATGGATCGGAATAAAGACCACTGCGGATCGGGCTTGGGGCAAGAGGGACAACAACGGCGTATATCTGGGTGCGGACGGCTATCTCATCCAATCCTTCTCATCGCCGTCAGATGATGAAGTGGACGAGCGGATGGAGGCAATTCATTCGTTCCACCGAGCAACGCCCGGCCTCCGCAAGTACTTGATGCTCGCGCCGACAGCTGCCTCGTTGTTTCGGGCAAAGCTGCCGGCGTATGCGCCGGTTGGCGATGAGCAGGCTGTACTGAATCAGGTTCGGCAATGGATTGAGCTGCATGGGTCCGATATTCGTTATGTCGACGTTTATTCAGCGCTGTATCAGAAGCGTGAGGAACCCATTATGTACAAGACGGACCATCATTGGACGACCAGAGGCGCTTATTACGCATATCGGGAGTTGTCCGAGCAGATGGGGGTGGTTGCGAAAGAACCAGCAGCGTTCCACATCCGGAAAGTGACGGATGCCTTCTATGGATCACTCTACTCGAAGAGCGGCTATCACCATCTGCAGCCCGATCGCATCGACCTGTATATACCGAAAGAGGGAGCCAGGATGAAGGTGGAGTATGTGGAAGAAGGCCGGGTTGCGGATTCGCTGTACGAGATGGACAATCTGAACAAGAAGGATTCATATACAGTGTTCATGGACGGCAATCATAGCCTGGTTCGAATTACGACGGATCAGACGGACGGGAACAAGCTGCTGGTGGTCAAGGATTCGTATGCCAACAGCTTCATCCCCTTCCTTACAGAGCACTTCGCCGAGATCGATGTCGTCGATCTACGCTATTACGGCGAGTCGCTGACAGAGCTGGTAGAGGAGCGGCATTACCATGACATGCTGATTCTGTATAATGTCCACACATTTTTTGAAGATACATTTATCTTAAATTTACGGAGTGAATGATCATGAAACGATTTTTGCCGATAATGCTTGCGGTCTCTGTTGTGGCGCAGATGTTGCTAGGCTGCTCCGGCAACAGCGGGGCTTCGGAAGAACTTACGGCCGTTGAGGTAGGAAGGTACATCCAACAAGCGGCAAGCCTTGACGATATGAAGCAGGGAGATTGGGAGAAATTGCAGAAGT
The Xylanibacillus composti DNA segment above includes these coding regions:
- a CDS encoding sensor histidine kinase; amino-acid sequence: MRKSIVFKLFLLTTGLCLLVIASIFVGQTVFFKQFYVHQKVEKVSDALQSYQQDEWIHVGDAESAIMKEQAFYQDSNAWLALLDERGYLKYADDFKMEIRLEHSDIAPILSNATITVPLYTVMDVEEANADNPLFPDFLRKEGQRIALEGIMIQDQLYPQRIGRDVFNLRQENRLENEQLVNKEYEVVPRFESPLEYRERYPSVLVYGTITQIRLPQAEQASRYMNRLFLDRVKAFQADLLYGDYADQTNTLTDYEVNDIAYKIFVERVDQTGPPAYLFAMTSLQPVNEATEVMRSYYGYIVIGTLLLVVLASLYFSRRIAAPLLRIDTMTQRMAKLDFSNKIPIKSEDEIGSLSRNINQLSDMLNAHIVRLEQDIEKERRLEQTRKEFISGVSHELKTPLSVLESCLYIMKDKADSPRRDYYFAAMEDEVKKMNLLVNDMLELARYESGTYKLEMDSFRIDELLERICAKLAPDIAEKNIHLHVGISPVEVVANQNRIEQVIVNFMTNAIRYTPEHNHIVVSSDVETDTVKINIENKGVHIPSEQMKKIWDRFYRGEHSRHRTTGGTGLGLAISKQILELHGAPYGAMNTEDGVLFYFELKRKAKM
- a CDS encoding GDSL-type esterase/lipase family protein; this encodes MKKMGKSKQGMVILAIMVVLLAAACGNNGQPAASSGQTGDGSAPEPSFYATSVFLGDSITEGLSYHDVLDVENVLAGAGKTAHIALETGDVDELVSRMPEHVYIQLGSDDILWPTDDPVAYSLSHYAQLIEEIHKQLPDASITLLSVTPVTAEAEEAEPRYGNIAEYNERLKALAAEKQVEFIDLSPLVADHADLYDTDGIHFQAEFYPLLLGYLQESSNLPQRVK
- a CDS encoding MBOAT family O-acyltransferase, which codes for MVFSSLIFLFQFLPAALLTYYVSPKKLKNAVLFAVSLVFYAWGEPLYILIMIFSTVFDYLNGLLIDKYRHRKWAARAVFIGSMCGNVAILGFFKYAGFVVQNVNELFGLHMQVADLPLPIGISFYTFQTMSYVADVYLGKVPPQRNLIAFGTYVAMFPQLVAGPIVKYGDIAGQLASRKVTLERFGEGAGWFIRGLAKKVLLANNIGMLWTSVKSTPLEELTVLSAWLGILAFTLQIYFDFSGYSDMARGLGKMFGFDLPANFRHPYISRSVTEFWRRWHISLGSWFREYVYIPLGGNRHGLRKQLRNLLIVWFLTGLWHGASWNFVVWGLYFGFIVTLEKLFLLERITRWPNWLGHLYTLLLVIVGWVLFEYERLPAAFAFIGTMFGFGAHELADRQALYDLFTYGGLFVLLAICATPLPRKMIELVEIRWNRVGVIIVTAFYGIGLVLSTAYLVSESYNPFLYFRF
- a CDS encoding DHHW family protein, producing MAGTTNWVRTITGLSLLLFIGTMIVMNWLTPDKSFSEAENRVLERKPSFSMRSLLSGAFATHYEQYATDQFALRDLWIGIKTTADRAWGKRDNNGVYLGADGYLIQSFSSPSDDEVDERMEAIHSFHRATPGLRKYLMLAPTAASLFRAKLPAYAPVGDEQAVLNQVRQWIELHGSDIRYVDVYSALYQKREEPIMYKTDHHWTTRGAYYAYRELSEQMGVVAKEPAAFHIRKVTDAFYGSLYSKSGYHHLQPDRIDLYIPKEGARMKVEYVEEGRVADSLYEMDNLNKKDSYTVFMDGNHSLVRITTDQTDGNKLLVVKDSYANSFIPFLTEHFAEIDVVDLRYYGESLTELVEERHYHDMLILYNVHTFFEDTFILNLRSE